The Catenulispora sp. EB89 genome has a segment encoding these proteins:
- the trxA gene encoding thioredoxin, whose product MGDIRQVTDATFEAEVLKNDKPVLVDFWAPWCGPCRQVAPVLEAIYAEHGDKIDIVKLNTDENPLTQAKYGVRSIPTLNVYRGGEVVKTIVGAKPKALLLKDLADYVA is encoded by the coding sequence ATGGGCGACATCCGCCAAGTGACCGACGCGACCTTCGAGGCGGAGGTCCTGAAGAACGACAAGCCGGTGCTGGTCGACTTCTGGGCCCCGTGGTGCGGCCCGTGCCGCCAGGTGGCCCCGGTCCTGGAGGCGATCTACGCCGAGCACGGCGACAAGATCGACATCGTCAAGCTGAACACCGACGAGAACCCGCTGACCCAGGCGAAGTACGGCGTCCGGTCGATCCCGACGCTCAACGTCTACCGCGGCGGCGAGGTCGTGAAGACCATCGTCGGCGCCAAGCCGAAGGCTCTGCTGCTCAAGGACCTGGCGGACTACGTCGCCTGA
- the trxB gene encoding thioredoxin-disulfide reductase, with protein sequence MSEIRNVIIIGSGPAGYTAAVYTARAGLNPLVFAGSVTAGGALMNTTEVENFPGFPEGIMGPDLMDNMQKQAERFGAELVFDDVTAVDLAGPIKKVTDSAGTVHEAHTVIVSTGSAYKELGLPDEKRLSGKGVSWCATCDGFFFKGQDIIVVGGGDTAMEEALFLTRFGQTVTVVHRRDELRASKVMQDRAFANPKISFVWDSEVVAIEGDTHVTGVKLRNLKTGEETLRPAGALFVAIGHLPRTELFRGVLDLDDEGYIKVESPTTRTSLPAVYAAGDVVDHTYRQAITAAGTGCAAALDAEKHLSELAHHQPVTV encoded by the coding sequence GTGAGCGAGATCCGTAACGTCATCATCATCGGTTCCGGACCCGCCGGGTACACCGCGGCGGTCTATACCGCGCGCGCGGGCCTGAATCCGCTGGTGTTCGCCGGTTCCGTGACCGCCGGCGGCGCGCTGATGAACACCACCGAGGTGGAGAACTTCCCGGGCTTCCCCGAGGGGATCATGGGCCCGGACCTCATGGACAACATGCAGAAGCAGGCCGAGCGCTTCGGCGCCGAGCTCGTCTTCGACGACGTCACCGCGGTCGACCTGGCCGGACCGATAAAGAAGGTCACCGACTCGGCGGGGACCGTGCACGAGGCGCACACCGTCATCGTCTCGACCGGCTCGGCGTACAAGGAGCTGGGCCTGCCGGACGAGAAGCGGCTCAGCGGCAAGGGCGTCTCCTGGTGCGCCACCTGTGACGGCTTCTTCTTCAAGGGCCAAGACATCATCGTGGTCGGCGGCGGCGACACCGCCATGGAGGAGGCGCTGTTCCTCACCCGCTTCGGGCAGACCGTCACCGTCGTGCACCGCCGCGACGAGCTGCGGGCGTCCAAGGTGATGCAGGACCGGGCCTTCGCCAACCCGAAGATCTCCTTCGTCTGGGACTCCGAGGTCGTCGCCATCGAGGGCGACACCCACGTGACCGGGGTCAAGCTGCGCAACCTCAAGACCGGCGAGGAGACGCTGCGGCCGGCCGGCGCGCTGTTCGTGGCGATCGGCCACCTGCCCCGCACCGAGCTGTTCCGCGGGGTGCTGGACCTCGACGACGAGGGCTACATCAAGGTGGAGTCGCCGACCACCCGCACCAGCCTCCCGGCCGTGTACGCGGCCGGCGACGTGGTCGACCACACCTATCGGCAGGCCATCACCGCGGCCGGCACCGGCTGTGCCGCCGCGCTGGACGCCGAGAAGCACCTGTCGGAGCTGGCGCACCACCAGCCCGTCACCGTCTGA
- a CDS encoding serine/threonine protein kinase, producing the protein MAAADQTTDPDGGLGADAEALILSLGVTVGDRLDGRYRLDRVLHTTGPAITWLATDEKLNRPNRIHLLRSDQPRAEAFMAAARAAAAMADNHFVQVLDAVPDDGLYYVITEWLHDGHTLGEVLSGGPVPVTEAVRITTELARAITEAHDQGLAHLRLSPKTVLRTDTGEVKILDLCLAAALTGTVSRDPLGTDLSAIGELAYALLTGRRPQQPEPVPPSELRSEVTPQLDDVILRILGDGPAGPQYQTPTEVADALAQLPRPRYEAPLPSTPQTAPLRHQQTTVMPAMPAGAARTTAMPQVAPSYQPAPPRPTAHGAPARPGSYDEDEYRPRGGGSGAGHGGSRGSDHGGGGGGRNSSALIGVGALAAVVAVALLAYTMFSGSGSGSKGNQNAGNTSTSNSQAATTGSSQAAPSAGVTAASVSVYDEDNGKEGAGYLVGGQISDKGWITNQYCGPNPTHSGDPKSTGLIFDLGSVKTITSATVTIGTAGAAMEMQAADASVTQVPALVPGSAPAGFKSIATADAGGTTVTLKAASPVSTRFVLIWFNKSLPAVPNPDKTITCAKDSGNRYGDSIMSVKFNAS; encoded by the coding sequence GTGGCAGCCGCGGACCAGACCACCGATCCGGACGGCGGACTCGGCGCGGACGCCGAGGCGCTGATCCTGTCACTCGGCGTTACCGTGGGCGACCGGCTCGACGGCCGGTACCGCCTGGACCGAGTCCTGCACACCACGGGCCCGGCCATCACCTGGCTCGCCACCGACGAGAAGCTGAACCGGCCCAACCGCATCCACCTGCTGCGCTCGGACCAGCCGCGGGCCGAGGCCTTCATGGCCGCCGCCCGCGCCGCCGCCGCGATGGCCGACAACCACTTCGTGCAGGTCCTGGACGCGGTCCCCGACGACGGCCTCTACTACGTCATCACCGAGTGGCTGCACGACGGACACACCCTGGGCGAGGTGCTCAGCGGCGGCCCGGTCCCGGTCACCGAGGCCGTGCGGATCACCACCGAGCTGGCCCGGGCCATCACCGAGGCCCACGACCAGGGCCTGGCCCACCTGCGGCTGTCCCCCAAGACCGTGCTGCGCACCGACACCGGCGAGGTGAAGATCCTCGACCTGTGCCTGGCCGCGGCGCTGACCGGCACCGTCTCGCGCGACCCGCTGGGCACCGACCTGAGCGCCATCGGCGAGCTGGCCTACGCGCTGCTCACCGGCCGGCGGCCGCAGCAGCCCGAGCCGGTCCCGCCGAGCGAGCTGCGCTCCGAGGTGACCCCGCAGCTCGACGACGTGATCCTGCGCATCCTCGGCGACGGCCCGGCCGGCCCGCAGTACCAGACCCCGACCGAGGTCGCCGACGCCCTGGCCCAGCTGCCGCGCCCGCGCTACGAGGCTCCGCTGCCCTCGACCCCGCAGACCGCGCCGCTGCGCCACCAGCAGACCACGGTCATGCCGGCCATGCCCGCCGGCGCGGCCCGGACCACGGCGATGCCGCAGGTCGCCCCGAGCTACCAGCCGGCGCCGCCGCGCCCGACCGCGCACGGCGCGCCGGCGCGGCCCGGCTCCTACGACGAGGACGAGTACCGTCCGCGCGGCGGGGGCTCCGGCGCCGGCCACGGCGGGTCGCGGGGCAGCGACCACGGCGGCGGAGGCGGCGGCCGCAACAGCTCGGCGCTGATCGGCGTCGGCGCTCTGGCCGCGGTGGTCGCGGTCGCACTGCTGGCCTACACGATGTTCAGCGGCAGCGGCAGCGGCAGCAAGGGCAACCAGAACGCCGGCAACACGAGCACGTCGAACTCCCAGGCCGCCACCACGGGTTCCAGCCAGGCCGCCCCTTCGGCGGGCGTCACGGCCGCTTCGGTGTCGGTCTACGACGAGGACAACGGCAAGGAGGGCGCCGGCTACCTGGTCGGCGGCCAGATCAGCGACAAGGGCTGGATCACCAACCAGTACTGCGGGCCCAACCCGACGCACAGCGGCGACCCGAAGAGCACCGGACTGATCTTCGACCTGGGCTCGGTCAAGACCATCACGTCGGCGACGGTGACCATCGGCACCGCTGGCGCGGCCATGGAGATGCAGGCGGCCGACGCCTCCGTCACCCAGGTGCCCGCCCTGGTCCCGGGCAGCGCGCCGGCCGGCTTCAAGTCGATCGCGACCGCCGACGCCGGCGGCACCACGGTCACGCTGAAGGCCGCCTCCCCGGTGAGCACCCGCTTCGTACTGATCTGGTTCAACAAGTCGCTGCCGGCGGTTCCGAATCCGGACAAGACCATAACTTGTGCCAAGGACAGCGGGAACCGCTACGGCGACTCCATCATGTCCGTGAAGTTCAACGCCTCCTGA
- the sigM gene encoding RNA polymerase sigma factor SigM, giving the protein MPPQGADLTQLDDRALLARHVEGDGDAFGEIFRRHRDRLWAVALRTMGEPEDAADALQDAMISAYRAAGSFRGDSAVTTWLHRVVVNACLDRMRRRGSRPTVPLPEVETEYARPTVTDDITNTDLRLALESALATLPDEQRVALVLVDVEGYSVDETARALGVAPGTVKSRCARARAKLLPLLRHLREGNPTESPGNTAATGNQGAAARVKVATPQDRREGGTAG; this is encoded by the coding sequence ATGCCTCCCCAGGGTGCCGACCTCACCCAGCTCGACGACCGGGCCCTGCTGGCCCGGCACGTCGAGGGGGACGGTGACGCCTTCGGCGAGATCTTCCGCCGGCACCGCGACCGGCTCTGGGCGGTCGCGCTGCGCACAATGGGAGAACCGGAGGACGCCGCCGACGCGCTGCAGGACGCGATGATCTCGGCGTACCGCGCCGCCGGCTCGTTCCGCGGCGACTCCGCGGTCACCACCTGGCTGCACCGGGTCGTGGTGAACGCCTGCCTGGACCGGATGCGGCGGCGCGGCAGCCGACCGACGGTCCCGCTGCCGGAGGTGGAGACCGAGTACGCGCGGCCGACGGTCACCGACGACATCACCAACACCGACCTGCGCCTGGCCCTGGAATCGGCGCTGGCGACCCTGCCGGACGAGCAGCGGGTGGCGCTGGTCCTGGTCGACGTCGAGGGCTACAGCGTGGACGAGACGGCCCGCGCCCTCGGAGTGGCCCCGGGGACCGTCAAGAGCCGCTGCGCGCGGGCCCGGGCGAAGCTGCTGCCGCTCCTGAGACATCTCCGCGAGGGAAACCCGACGGAATCTCCGGGGAACACCGCGGCGACCGGGAACCAAGGAGCCGCGGCCCGCGTCAAAGTTGCGACGCCGCAAGATCGCCGGGAAGGAGGCACGGCCGGATGA